The following proteins are encoded in a genomic region of Pyrus communis chromosome 11, drPyrComm1.1, whole genome shotgun sequence:
- the LOC137749409 gene encoding casparian strip membrane protein 1-like: protein MKAGAAIELGHGESNSKGIASTTASAGVNRGASILDFILRIIAFLGTLVSAIAMGTTRERLPFFTQFLQFRAEYDDLPTFTFFMVANSIVCAYLVFSLALSVFHIIRSNAKKSRIILIFFDTAMLALLMAGASAAAAIVYLAHKGNAKANWFAICQQFNAFCERISGSLIGSFVGVVVFMLLILLSAAALSKR from the exons ATGAAGGCAGGAGCAGCTATTGAGCTTGGTCATGGTGAGTCCAACTCCAAAGGGATAGCTTCAACCACTGCAAGCGCAGGGGTGAATCGAGGAGCATCTATCCTCGACTTCATTCTGCGTATAATTGCGTTTCTTGGGACATTGGTGAGCGCAATCGCCATGGGAACCACCCGGGAAAGGCTTCCTTTCTTCACTCAGTTCCTTCAGTTCAGGGCTGAGTACGATGATCTTCCCACATTCAC GTTTTTCATGGTTGCGAATTCCATTGTGTGCGCCTATCTGGTGTTTTCTCTAGCCCTTTCCGTCTTCCACATCATACGAAGCAATGCTAAGAAGAGCAGGATTATCTTGATCTTCTTCGACACG GCAATGCTTGCTCTTCTGATGGCAGGTGCTTCTGCAGCAGCAGCTATTGTGTACTTAGCACACAAGGGAAATGCCAAGGCGAATTGGTTTGCTATTTGCCAACAATTCAACGCCTTCTGTGAGCGTATCTCTGGCTCTTTGATCGGATCTTTTGTTGGAGTTGTTGTGTTCATGCTCTTAATCTTGCTGTCAGCTGCGGCCCTCTCTAAGCGCTGA
- the LOC137707986 gene encoding RNA-binding KH domain-containing protein RCF3-like, whose amino-acid sequence MAGQRNSYGKRSHSQSEYADNGGGGGNKRRNPGEEREQFIIDAEDTVYRYLCPVKKIGSIIGRGGEIVKQLRGDTKSKIRIGETVPGSEERVVTIYSASDETNGFEDGGTCVAPAQDALFRVHDRVIAEDTHNNNEEEADGGSSGGGGHHVIVRLLVPSDQIGCIIGKGGQIVQNIRSETGAQIRILKDDHLPACALNSDELVQISGEAPLVKKALFQIASRLHDNPSRSQHLLTSSVPMYPGGSLMGPSGGPPLMGIAPMMGPYGGGYKGDVGDWSRSLYSAPRDEASSKEFSIRLVCPTANIGGVIGKGGTIINQIRQDSGAVIKVDSSATEGDDCLINVSAKEFFEDSFSATIEAAVRLQPRCSEKVERDSGIISFTTRLLVPTSRIGCLIGKGGAIVTEMRRLTKANIRILSKENLPKIASEDDEMVQISGELDIVKDALIQVVTRLRANLFDREGGVPGFLPVLPYLPVSADGPDGPNYDSRDGKRHGRGHSYSAGYGGSSDFAANDSYGSYGGSQIGGSGSAYGAYGGYSSGRSGSSGLSSQNPVSRRRNYV is encoded by the exons ATGGCAGGTCAGAGAAATAGTTACGGAAAACGTTCTCATTCGCAGTCGGAGTACGCCGACAACGGCGGCGGAGGAGGAAACAAAAGGAGAAATCCCGGCGAGGAAAGGGAGCAATTCATCATCGATGCGGAGGACACGGTGTACCGGTACTTGTGCCCAGTGAAGAAGATTGGGAGCATAATTGGGAGAGGAGGAGAGATTGTGAAGCAGCTGAGGGGGGACACCAAGTCCAAGATTCGAATTGGGGAGACGGTGCCGGGCAGCGAGGAGCGGGTTGTTACTATTTACAGTGCGAGCGATGAGACGAATGGGTTCGAAGATGGCGGGACGTGTGTGGCTCCGGCTCAGGACGCTCTGTTCAGGGTCCATGATAGGGTGATTGCTGAGGACACGCATAATAATAACGAGGAGGAGGCGGACGGTGGCAGTAGTGGTGGCGGGGGGCACCATGTGATTGTGCGGCTTCTTGTGCCGTCTGATCAGATCGGTTGCATTATTGGGAAAGGAGGGCAGATTGTTCAGAACATTCGGAGTGAAACCGGTGCACAGATTCGGATTCTCAAGGATGACCATCTGCCTGCTTGTGCCTTGAACTCTGATGAGCTTGTGCAG ATATCTGGGGAAGCTCCACTAGTCAAGAAGGCTCTTTTTCAAATTGCATCTCGCCTTCATGATAATCCATCACGATCTCAGCATTTACTTACTTCTTCGGTGCCTATGTATCCTGGTGGTTCACTCATGGGTCCATCTGGTGGTCCCCCACTAATGGGAATTGCTCCAATGATGGGTCCTTATGGAGGGGGGTACAAAGGTGATGTTGGAGACTGGTCACGCTCCTTGTACTCAGCTCCAAGAGATGAAGCATCCTCGAAAGAATTTTCTATTCGCTTGGTTTGTCCAACTGCGAATATTGGAGGTGTGATTGGAAAGGGTGGTACCATAATTAACCAAATCAGACAGGATTCGGGGGCTGTTATTAAGGTTGATAGTTCAGCTACTGAAGGAGATGATTGCTTAATTAATGTATCAGCAAAAGAG TTCTTTGAAGACTCATTCTCAGCAACCATTGAAGCAGCAGTGCGTTTGCAACCCAGATGCAGTGAAAAAGTAGAAAGAGATTCAGGAATTATCTCATTCACAACCCGCCTACTTGTTCCAACGTCACGAATTGGCTGCCTAATTGGGAAAGGTGGGGCTATTGTAACTGAGATGAGGAGACTTACCAAAGCTAATATTCGCATACTTTCTAAGGAAAATCTTCCCAAAATTGCATCTGAAGATGATGAGATGGTGCAG ATTTCTGGAGAACTTGATATTGTTAAGGATGCTCTTATACAAGTAGTTACCAGATTAAGAGCAAACCTTTTCGACAGGGAAGGTGGAGTGCCTGGATTCCTGCCAGTTTTGCCTTATCTTCCTGTGTCAGCAGATGGTCCAGATGGTCCAAATTATGATAGTAGGGATGGTAAAAGACATGGTCGTGGGCATTCTTATTCTGCTGGCTATGGTGGCTCAAGTGATTTTGCTGCTAATGACAGTTATGGAAGTTATGGTGGTTCACAG ATTGGTGGTAGCGGCAGCGCTTATGGAGCCTACGGGGGTTATTCTTCCGGGCGGAGTGGTAGTTCTGG GTTATCTAGCCAGAATCCTGTTTCTCGGAGGAGAAACTATGTTTAA